One window of the Leishmania panamensis strain MHOM/PA/94/PSC-1 chromosome 16 sequence genome contains the following:
- a CDS encoding eukaryotic translation initiation factor 1A, putative (TriTrypDB/GeneDB-style sysID: LpmP.16.0150), producing the protein MPKNMGKGGKSFKAGNSKGNMQNQKRDLTYANPDEGEEYAQVKKALGNLRLELQLAGGSTVIGSIRGAMVRKVWIGQGDVVLVAKREFNENDVVDIIHRFTPAEVRLLVKENAIPRDFRSAEERDNNGNTDYIFVNDEDDAQDDDDDQNAIDRNEVIMDDPLAALDNL; encoded by the coding sequence ATGCCGAAGAACATGGGAAAGGGCGGTAAGTCCTTCAAGGCTGGTAACTCGAAGGGCAACATGCAGAACCAGAAGCGTGACCTCACATATGCCAACCCCGATGAAGGCGAAGAGTACGCgcaggtgaagaaggcgctTGGCAACCTGCGTCTCGAGCTCCAGCTTGCCGGCGGTTCCACTGTCATTGGCTCCATCCGCGGCGCAATGGTGCGCAAGGTATGGATCGGCCAGGGTGACGTAGTGCTCGTTGCGAAGCGCGAGTTCAATGAGAACGACGTAGTCGACATTATTCACCGCTTCACACCGGCCGAGGTGCGCTTACTGGTGAAGGAGAACGCCATTCCGCGTGACTTCCGCTCTGCTGAGGAGCGCGATAACAACGGCAACACCGACTATATCTTTGTgaacgacgaggacgacgcacaggacgacgatgatgacCAGAACGCAATCGACCGCAATGAGGTCATCATGGACGACCCCCTTGCCGCCCTCGACAACCTTTAA